A window of Candidatus Neomarinimicrobiota bacterium genomic DNA:
CAATATGGAGCCGTGGGGCGGGGTGGACAATATTATAAAGATCCACAGTTTGAGCCCCGAATCGCTGAAGGGGCACGTTGCCCTTTATAAAGCGGTTATGTACGGCAAGTCACACATCCCGCGGCCGGAGCGGGAGATGATTGCTGTTGTTGTGTCAGCCCTCAATGAGTGTCACTACTGACTGACCCATCATGGGGAG
This region includes:
- a CDS encoding peroxidase, giving the protein MAWIKMILEGEAEGELKEHYDHNMEPWGGVDNIIKIHSLSPESLKGHVALYKAVMYGKSHIPRPEREMIAVVVSALNECHY